Proteins from one Paludisphaera borealis genomic window:
- a CDS encoding DUF6338 family protein — MSLISKDVTTLVFTLLPGFIAAAIFYMLTAHPKTSEFERVVQSLIFTALVKFVVLCLGWTFIRIGSYKSIGAWNSNSEFQWSIIIAIAIGFTCSYIANTDKFHGFIRRMDISKRTSYPSEWFGTFAEQKRYIVLHLDGKRRLRGWPKEWPDQPDKGHFVILNPEWILNDNQVASLPEVASLMIPANEVKMVEFLKINDELPAADDQDAMRTIDQSMQLLLGAQIKEGKKEDVSGSKAT, encoded by the coding sequence ATGAGTTTGATCTCGAAAGACGTAACAACCCTGGTATTCACGCTGCTGCCCGGCTTCATCGCCGCAGCGATTTTCTACATGCTCACCGCCCATCCCAAGACATCGGAGTTTGAACGCGTCGTCCAATCCCTGATTTTCACGGCTCTCGTGAAGTTCGTCGTACTTTGCTTGGGATGGACCTTTATCCGTATAGGCTCTTACAAGTCCATCGGGGCTTGGAACAGCAATTCTGAGTTTCAATGGTCAATCATAATTGCAATAGCTATAGGATTCACGTGTTCTTATATAGCAAATACCGACAAATTTCATGGATTCATCCGACGCATGGACATCAGCAAACGCACTTCATATCCGTCCGAATGGTTCGGCACTTTCGCTGAGCAGAAGCGATATATCGTCCTCCACCTCGACGGCAAACGCAGGTTACGCGGGTGGCCAAAGGAATGGCCAGACCAGCCAGACAAGGGCCACTTCGTAATCCTCAACCCCGAATGGATTTTGAACGACAATCAGGTGGCCTCGCTCCCAGAAGTCGCGTCGCTGATGATTCCCGCAAACGAGGTGAAAATGGTAGAATTCCTCAAGATCAATGACGAGTTGCCCGCCGCGGATGATCAGGACGCCATGCGGACGATCGACCAAAGCATGCAGCTATTATTAGGTGCACAAATAAAGGAAGGAAAGAAGGAAGATGTCAGCGGATCAAAAGCCACCTAA
- a CDS encoding S8 family peptidase: MARLRHFLIQGTAQAQNYVSTGGGSSEFKTPPRDARSVHGPNLAANALQAATDMQAAPERPAEGISFVPIAVTSDPGFKLWLESLDNKVIGSEIINFRYEADGSQRATVHIPKDNVAKFAKKFEDYAHKTNHYGNPPNASLAESIRELRLAMLSLGDYWTDSGPPPPPDEEFWWEVWLRDEGTVTTQDGRELAVEENFREEAESLGIRVSNQQVRFPDYVVVLAYASLATFSDFPGLLRYLGEFRRASIVPTEYMELTPAGQTEFILAMLERTTFADSSAPAVCLLDRGVNRGHPLLEHALVEEHNLAWDDDWDAADRHGHGTGMAGLILYGSALNRLLVSDHRINLKHGLEAVKILPDAGANDPPDYGPITVGSIAKMEIEAPDRLRVICMAITAGDKEQWAPTLWSAALDQMCSGATDDVRRLMLVSAGNYEHDIILSEYPQANHSASVQDPSQAWNVVTVGAYTDRAMITSNDFAGYNPIAKRGSLCPSSTTSCGWTKREWPLKPDIVMEGGNYAHDPSGQVWDVEDLALLTTTISPDGALLTTTRDTSAATALAARYAAILQAEYPTLWPESVRGLLIHSARWTERMLEEFPHPRRQDRLRCYGYGVPNLSIARQCASRRATMIIQDSLQPFCWDEGKNATKTNQMHVHNLPWPIEALQDLGDTPLRMRVTLSYFIEPSPGRKGWNVKHRYQSHGLRFAVKRPQEDMGRFMKRLTRDAWDEGNRPSDLVSDTRNWNLGEDLRTKGSIHSDYWDGTAAELAACGFIAVHPITGWWRERPSHRCFDKLARYSLIVTLYAHDPSITIYDLITTAIANRTDIVVTV; encoded by the coding sequence ATGGCCCGGCTTCGTCACTTCCTTATTCAGGGCACCGCCCAAGCTCAGAACTACGTCTCCACCGGCGGCGGTTCAAGCGAGTTCAAAACGCCGCCACGCGATGCACGGTCTGTCCACGGGCCCAATCTTGCCGCAAATGCCCTTCAAGCGGCGACCGACATGCAGGCTGCACCCGAAAGGCCAGCCGAAGGCATTTCCTTCGTTCCCATCGCCGTCACAAGCGATCCTGGCTTCAAACTGTGGCTGGAGAGCTTGGATAACAAGGTCATTGGATCGGAGATCATCAACTTCCGCTACGAAGCAGATGGGTCACAGCGGGCGACCGTGCATATCCCGAAAGACAACGTCGCCAAGTTCGCAAAGAAATTTGAGGATTATGCACATAAGACCAATCATTACGGCAACCCGCCGAACGCTTCGCTCGCAGAGAGCATCAGGGAGCTGCGGCTAGCGATGCTTTCCCTGGGCGACTACTGGACCGATTCAGGTCCTCCACCGCCACCTGACGAGGAATTTTGGTGGGAAGTTTGGCTGCGGGATGAAGGCACCGTCACCACGCAGGATGGACGCGAGTTGGCTGTCGAGGAGAATTTCCGCGAAGAAGCGGAATCTTTGGGCATCAGAGTGAGCAATCAGCAGGTTCGATTTCCTGACTATGTTGTCGTTCTCGCTTACGCATCACTAGCGACATTCAGCGATTTCCCCGGACTCCTCCGCTACCTTGGCGAATTTCGCCGGGCGAGCATCGTGCCGACGGAATACATGGAACTCACGCCCGCCGGGCAGACAGAATTCATACTGGCCATGCTGGAGCGGACGACGTTCGCCGACAGCTCAGCCCCGGCCGTATGCCTTCTTGACCGGGGAGTAAACCGGGGCCATCCTTTGCTGGAGCACGCTCTGGTCGAAGAACACAACTTAGCGTGGGATGATGATTGGGATGCAGCTGATCGGCATGGCCATGGCACTGGGATGGCTGGCCTGATCCTCTATGGTTCCGCTCTCAACCGCCTGCTGGTATCTGACCACAGGATCAACCTTAAACACGGCTTGGAAGCGGTGAAAATTCTCCCGGACGCAGGGGCAAACGATCCTCCCGATTACGGCCCCATTACGGTCGGTTCGATCGCAAAGATGGAGATCGAGGCACCGGACCGGCTACGCGTCATCTGTATGGCCATCACGGCTGGTGACAAGGAGCAGTGGGCACCGACGCTTTGGTCGGCCGCACTGGATCAGATGTGTTCCGGTGCCACCGATGATGTACGCCGTCTGATGTTGGTATCCGCCGGCAATTATGAGCACGACATCATATTATCGGAATATCCCCAAGCCAATCATTCCGCCAGCGTGCAGGACCCGTCGCAGGCGTGGAACGTCGTGACGGTCGGTGCATATACAGATCGTGCTATGATCACTTCCAATGATTTCGCCGGCTACAATCCGATCGCCAAACGCGGATCACTGTGCCCTTCCAGTACGACTTCCTGCGGCTGGACGAAGCGGGAATGGCCGCTGAAGCCCGACATCGTGATGGAAGGCGGCAACTACGCCCACGATCCAAGTGGCCAGGTTTGGGATGTCGAAGATTTAGCCCTGCTGACAACCACCATTTCACCCGATGGCGCCCTCCTCACAACGACACGCGACACCAGTGCTGCCACGGCTCTTGCGGCTCGATACGCCGCCATTTTGCAGGCCGAATATCCAACTTTATGGCCGGAATCCGTACGCGGCCTTCTCATCCATTCCGCTCGCTGGACGGAGCGTATGCTTGAGGAGTTTCCCCACCCTCGCCGCCAAGACCGGCTTCGATGTTACGGCTACGGCGTGCCTAATCTAAGCATCGCCCGCCAGTGTGCATCACGCAGGGCGACGATGATCATCCAGGATTCGCTCCAACCATTCTGTTGGGACGAGGGCAAGAACGCGACCAAAACCAATCAAATGCATGTGCATAATCTGCCTTGGCCAATCGAAGCCTTGCAGGATCTGGGCGATACGCCCCTAAGGATGCGGGTCACGCTCTCATATTTCATCGAGCCAAGCCCTGGCCGCAAAGGGTGGAACGTCAAGCATCGTTATCAATCTCACGGCCTGCGATTCGCCGTCAAACGACCGCAGGAGGACATGGGGCGTTTCATGAAACGCCTTACCCGCGATGCATGGGACGAAGGGAATCGTCCTTCCGATTTGGTCAGCGACACGCGGAATTGGAACCTCGGCGAGGACCTCCGCACGAAAGGTTCCATCCACTCCGATTACTGGGACGGCACCGCTGCGGAGTTGGCCGCTTGCGGATTCATAGCTGTTCATCCGATTACGGGATGGTGGCGGGAGCGGCCCAGTCATAGGTGCTTCGACAAGCTGGCAAGATATTCGCTCATCGTCACCTTATACGCTCATGATCCTAGTATAACGATATACGATTTGATCACAACTGCGATTGCAAACCGCACTGACATCGTCGTCACGGTCTGA